GTCGGGTCGGCCAGGCCCTGGCCGGCGATGTCCGGCGCGCTGCCGTGCACCGGCTCGAACATGCTCGGGTTGCGGCGGGTGATGTCGAGGTTGCCGCTGGCCGCGAGGCCGATGCCGCCAGTCACCGCGGCCGCCAGGTCGGTGAGGATGTCGCCGAAGAGGTTGTCGGTGACGATCACGTCGAAACGGGACGGGTCGGTGACCATGTGGATGGTCGCGGCGTCCACGTGCGAATACGCGACGGTGACCTCGGGGTGCTCCAGGGAGACCTCTTCGACGATCCGCGACCACAGCGAGCCGGCGTGCTCCAGCACGTTGGTCTTGTGCACCAGAGTGAGGTGCTTGCGAGGCCGCTGCTCGGCGCGGTTGAACGCGTCCGCGACCACGCGCCGCACGCCGAAGGCCGTGTTGACGCTGACCTCGGTGGCGATCTCGTGCTCGGTGTCCTTGCGCAGCAGACCGCCGTTGCCCGCGTACGGGCCTTCGGTGCCTTCGCGCACGACGACCATGTCGATGTCGCCCGGGTCGGCCAGCGGTCCGCGCACCCCGGGGTACAGCCGCGCGGGGCGCAGGTTCACATGGTGGTCGAGTTCGAACCGCAGCCGCAGCAGCAGGCCGCGCTCGAGGATGCCGCTCGGCACCGTCGGGTCGCCCACCGCACCGAGCAGGATCGCGTCGTGCTGGCGGAGTTCGCCGAGCACCGACTCCGGAAGCAGCTCGCCGGTGGCGTGCCACCGGGAGGCGCCGAGGTCATAGTTCGTGATCTCCGCCGACGGTGCCACTTCACCGAGCACCTTCAGCGCTTCGGAGACCACCTCGGGCCCGATCCCGTCCCCTGGGATCACAGCGAGCCGCATCCACACACCTCCGTAGCCAAGGCCACCGGGCGCACCGATGGCCCATTCGCACAAAAACGCCAGCAGCGGAAGGTTACCGGCCGTAGACAAGAGGCCGTAGCCGCACCACCCTTATGCCGCATCCTCCCACAGGGTGAGACACCCGTTCGGGGGAACGAGAACGGGGGCTTGCCCAGGCCGGACAGCCTGGCCAAGCCCCCGCGTTCCCGCAATGCGGCCGTTCGGCGACCACAGCTCATCCTCCCCTGAACGGGTGACGAGCTCAGCCGCGCTGCAGCTGCGATTCGATCCGCACGACCGAGGCTCGCTGCCCGGACGCGTTGTGGTGCTCGATCGCCAGCAGGCCCTTCGCCTTGTCTCCGGCGATCGCACCCTGGTTCCGGTTGACCACCAAAGCAGTCCCCGGCTTAGCGGCGTAGCCGAGAGCCGCGTCGCCGCCGCCTTGGACCGCGTACGCGGGCGCTAGCGCGTCGAACGAGAGCGGAGTGCCGACCTCGTCGATCAGCCCGTTCTTGTTGCCCGGAGCGACGTAGTAGCCGGCGGTGCCGACCGTGTAGCTGATCCGGTGCGACGCCGCCTTCGGGTCGATCCCGAGCGCGGCGATGCTGACCGGCAGCACCATCACGTTCGAGTCGAACACGTTGGTGTCGACGTCGCCGAGCTGGCCGTTGATCGCCTGCAGATCCACCGACGGGTTGCCCGGTTTGGTCAGCGACACCGTGTTCACCAGCAGGACGTCGGACCCGGTCGCCTTCGTCACGAAGGTCTCGAAGTCCGGCTTGCCGTCGCCGGTGGTGTCGATGTCCACGAACGGCACCGTGTTGCTGCCCAGGTTCGCGAAGTCGCTCCAGGTGGTGACCCCGAACGCCAGCATCGCGTTCTCCGGATCCCCCTGGGCCTTGGCGAGCGGGGCCGTCGACGCGGCGCCGACGTACCGGATGTCGCCGCCCTTGGCGGTGCGGTTGAGCGTGCAGTCCGCCGTGACGTGCGCGTCGCACTCCGGCAGCTGCGGCGACTCGGCCTGCAGTTCCAGCACGCTGATCAGCGAGCGGTAGCGCTGCGCGCCGGTGCCCTGGTCGATGCCCTTGCCGCCGACGTTCAGCACGGCCTGGGCGCTGTTCGCGCCGAAGCGCACGCCGGTCGGCGTGGTGATCGCCGAAACCGGCTTCGGCGACGAGTACACGGCAACCCGCAGCGGAACGGTCGAGCCGTTCTTCGGGGTGAACGCGATCCGGCCCGAAGCGTCGGCCACGAACTGTCGCGCCAGGCCGGCCTGCGTCGCCGCCATCGTCGGGTCGAGCACCTTGCGCAGTGCCTTCGGGTCGGCGATCTTCAACGTCACCTGCACCGTCGCGACCCCGCGCGGGTTCAGCTTGACCGAGCTCTTGTCCACTGTGTACTCGACACCGGGCAGGCTGTTGACCGCCTCGTAGCCCACCGAGTACTCCGCGGCCTTGACGCCTTTGTTGACCACCTTGATGGTCTTCGACAGCGTCACTGGACCGCCGGCCTCGACTGTGCCGAACGTGACGCTGACGGCACCCGGGTCATCCTGCACGTACGCGAGAACCTGGTTGTCCAAGGCAGCTTTCGCGTCGATCCGGCCGGCCCCGACGCGCTGCGGGCCGTAGGTGTGGCCCGCGCCGTCGGTGATGTCGTGCACCGCGGTGCCCACGACGTCGGCCTTGACCTCTTCGACGCTCCAGTCCGGGTGTGCCTGGCGGACCAGCGCCGTGATGCCCGAGGTGTGCGGGGCGGCCATCGACGTGCCCGAGATGACCAGCCGGCCGTTGCCGCTGCCGCGGAACGCCGACGTGATCGTGTCGCCCGGAGCCGCGACGTCCGGCTTCACCGACGGACCGCGTCCGCCGCGCGAGGTGAACGAGCTCGGAGTGTCCACGATGGACTGGTCATAGGTCTGCAGCGTGGTCCGCCCGGCACCGAACAGCCGCACGGTCAGCGTGCCCGCGTTCAGGCCGGCGCGAGCCGACTGCGTCGCTTTGCCGGTGAACTGGAACATCGGGACCGCCGCGTTGCCCGCGATACCCGCGCCGAAGTGCTCCACAGTGGACGAAAGCAGCACCGCCTTGGCACCGGCGGCCTGCGCGTTGTTGGCCCGCGCCGCGGACCCGCACGCCCGGGTGGCGTCGTTGTCGTCCCACTCCAGCCACACCGTCTTGCCGGCGGCCTTCGCCTTGTCCTCGGCCGAGTAAGCCTTGCAGCCGGCGTTGTTGTCCGCCGCGAGCGGCACGACCGGAGCAGTCAGGTCGAGGTTGTCGTAGCCGGTGTATTCCTGGCTGTACTGGCCCGGCTGCTGACCGGCGGTCGGCGTCTTGACCTCGACCGCGTCGCGCAGTTCGCCCGCGTCGCGGCTGCTGGCCACGGTGAGCGCTTCCGGGGTGTTGCCCGGCGAACCGGCGATGTCGTTGATATCGCCGCCGTTGCCCGCCGAGATCACTGGCAGCACGTTGTTCTGCGCGAGCTTGCGCACGAACAGCGAGTCCGGGTCGTCCGGCGCGCCGAAGTCGCTGCCCAGCGACAGGTTCACCACGTCGAGGTGGTCGGTGAAGTCGCCGTCGCCGTCCGGGTCGAGAGCCCAGTCCAGCGCCTGCGAGGTGACGTTGGTGGAACCCTTGCAGCCGAATACCTTGACCGCGTAGAGCAGAGCCTTCGGCGCTGTGCCCGGCCCGATCCGCATCGCGTCGAGCGTCTTCCTGTTCAGCTTCTTGTAGTCGCCGGTGAACGTGCTGCCGTCGGCGTTCACGCCGAACCCTGCGATGGTGCCCGCGACGTGCGTGCCGTGCTCGCCGCACGCGATCGGGTTGAGGTCCGGCTTCGGCGTCGGCGAGCCGGTCTTGCCCGCCGAGTCGTAGTCGTCGCCGACGAGGTCGGTGCCGCCGACCACCTTGGCGCTCGGGAACAGCGGCGACGGCTTGGCGCGGTCGACGGCGTTGTACGCCTCAGCCGTACCGGGGCCGCCGAAGTCGGCGTGTGTGTAGTCGATGCCGTCATCGATCACGCCGACGCGGATGTTGTCGCCGAACTTGCCCGTCTTCTGCCAGCTCACCAGCGTGTTCGTCAGCTGCTCGGCGCTGGCGTTGGTGCGGGTCTTCGGCACGACGGTGCGCACCGACACGACGTCCGGACGCCGCGCGAGTTCGCGGATCTTGGCGGCGTCGGCGGTGACCACCGCACCGGCCACCGCGTTGGCGGTCTGCGTGACCAGCTTCATGCCCGCGTCCGCGGCCTTCAACTGACCGACGACGGAGTTGACCGCGGCCGCGGTCTCGGCCTTCGCCGCCTTCGCCGCCTGCTTGGCCTTCTCCTTGCCCTTGCCCTCCTCCGCCTTGAACGCGTCCACGGCGGGCTTCTTCGCCAGCTCGATGAACGCGGTGACGGGACCCTGCGCGGCGCTCAGCCGGGGCGAAAGCTTGCCCGCGACCTTGCTCGCGTCGACCTTCGCCGGGACGACCGGCTCGGCCAGCGGCGCGCCCTGCGCGGACGCGGCGGGCACGGCGACCGCCGCCGCCAGCACCACCGCGGAGCCCACGACCACTGAACGGGCGGCCCACCCGGGCAACCGGGTTCTGCTCATGAGTAACCCCTTCTCGAGGCCAGCATCACGAACCTGCCGGTGCTCCCACCTCGCAACCCCCGACGGTGAGCACTGGCGCCGCGCCGTGCTCTCACGGCGCGTGGTTCGGCCTCGCGGCACAGAACCTAACCGCCCGAAACACCTACTTTCGTGCGGAAAAGGCTCCGTTACCCGAATGTTGCCGGTCTGGGCGAAGCGCGAAACGGCCCCTCTCCCGGTACGGGAAAGGGGCCGTTCGAGACGTAGGGAACTAGCTGAAGTCGACCGCGCGAATCGTGTGCGCGCCGACGGTGGCCCCGATCGGCTCCAGCACGTTGCTGTCCACGTGCCGGTCGACGCGCAGCAGCATCATCGCGTCCGTGCCGTCGGTGGTCTGGCTGATCTGCGCCGCCTCGATGTTGATGCCGGCCTCGCCGAGCAGCGTGCCGACCCGGCCCATGACGCCCGGGCGGTCCGGGTATTCGAGGACCAGCACGTCGCCCTCGGCGCGCAGGTCGAAGTGCCGTCCCTTGACCTCGACGATCTTCTCGACCTCGTCCTTGCCGGTGACCGCACCGGACACGGTGAGCACCGTGCCGTCGCCGTGCACCGCGCGGATGGTGACCAAGCTGCGGAACTTCGGGCTCTCCGACACCGACGTCAGCTCCACCTGCACGCCGAGCTCCTCGGCCAGCCGCGGCGCGTTGACGAAGGTGACCTGGTCGTCGACCACGCCGGCGAACAGCCCGCGCAGTGCGGCCAGCTGCAGCACCGAGGTGTCCTCGCTGGACAGTTCGCCCTTGACCTCGACGGTCACCGACGTCGGCGCCTTCGGGTTCAGCGCGGTCAGCACCTGGCCGAGCTTCTGGGTGAGCGACAGGTACGGCCGGACCTCGTCGCCGACCGAACCGCCGCCGGACACGTTGACCGCGTCCGGCACGAAGTCGCCGCGCAGCGCCAGCAGCACCGAACGCGCGACGTCCGTGCCCGCCCGGTCCTGCGCCTCGGCGGTGGACGCGCCCAGGTGCGGCGTGACCACGACGTTCGGCAGGTTGAACAGCGGGCTCTCGGTGGTCGGCTCGGTCACGAACACGTCGATGCCGGCGCCGCCGACGTGCCCGCTGCGCACCGCCTCGGCCAGCGCTTCTTCGACGATCAGCCCGCCGCGGGCGGCGTTGACGATGATCACGCCCGGCTTGGTCTTCTTGAGCGCCTCGGCGTCGATGAGCCCCTTGGTCTCCGGGGTCTTCGGCAGGTGGATGGAGATCGCGTCGGCGCGCTCCAGCAGCTCGTCCAGGGTGACCAGCTCGATGCCCAGCTGTGCGGCGCGCGCGGCCGAGACGTAGGGGTCGTACGCGATCAGCTTGGCGCCGAACGCGGCGAGGCGCTGCGCGAACAACTGGCCGATCTTGCCCAGGCCGACGACGCCGACCGTCTTGCCGTTGATCTCGACGCCGGAGAACGAACTGCGCTTCCACTCGCCGCCGCGCAGGCTCTGGTCCGCGGCGGGAACGCGCCGGGCGACCGCGAGCAGCAGCGCGACCGCGTGCTCGGCGGCGGAAACGATGTTCGACGTCGGCGCGTTGACCACGAGCACACCGCGCTCGGTGGCGGCCGGGACCTCGACGTTGTCCAGCCCGACGCCCGCGCGGGCGACGACCTTCAGCTGCGTGGTGGCGCCGAGCACCTCGGCGTCGACCTTCGTGGCGGATCGGACCAGGAGCGCGTCGGCGCTCTTCACCGCCTCGAGCAGCGCGGGACGGTCCGTGCCGTCCACCTGCCGGACCTCTACCTCGTCACCGAACACGCTCAGCACGGAGGGCGCGAGCTTCTCCGCGATGAGGACGACGGGTTTGTTGGGCTTGGTCACGATGCGGCTCCCACTATCTGGTCACGAAATCGAGGACGCTCTCCTGCGGCGCACGCCATTGTGCCCGGACGGCGGGAGTTTAACCCGCTCTTGCACCACCTCGCTGCCCCCGCTGTTCACTTGCCCGTAATCCGGTGAAAACAAGGGACAGCAACCGCTCCGTTCCGCCGTCGCCGGGGAGGTGCGTTCCGCCCCAGGAAGCGCCGTGCAGCAACA
This sequence is a window from Amycolatopsis benzoatilytica AK 16/65. Protein-coding genes within it:
- a CDS encoding 3-isopropylmalate dehydrogenase, coding for MRLAVIPGDGIGPEVVSEALKVLGEVAPSAEITNYDLGASRWHATGELLPESVLGELRQHDAILLGAVGDPTVPSGILERGLLLRLRFELDHHVNLRPARLYPGVRGPLADPGDIDMVVVREGTEGPYAGNGGLLRKDTEHEIATEVSVNTAFGVRRVVADAFNRAEQRPRKHLTLVHKTNVLEHAGSLWSRIVEEVSLEHPEVTVAYSHVDAATIHMVTDPSRFDVIVTDNLFGDILTDLAAAVTGGIGLAASGNLDITRRNPSMFEPVHGSAPDIAGQGLADPTAAVLSVSLLLDHLGQKEAARRIEASVAFDLATRDQSSPGATQAIGDRLAALVSSNVRQVG
- a CDS encoding S8 family peptidase gives rise to the protein MSRTRLPGWAARSVVVGSAVVLAAAVAVPAASAQGAPLAEPVVPAKVDASKVAGKLSPRLSAAQGPVTAFIELAKKPAVDAFKAEEGKGKEKAKQAAKAAKAETAAAVNSVVGQLKAADAGMKLVTQTANAVAGAVVTADAAKIRELARRPDVVSVRTVVPKTRTNASAEQLTNTLVSWQKTGKFGDNIRVGVIDDGIDYTHADFGGPGTAEAYNAVDRAKPSPLFPSAKVVGGTDLVGDDYDSAGKTGSPTPKPDLNPIACGEHGTHVAGTIAGFGVNADGSTFTGDYKKLNRKTLDAMRIGPGTAPKALLYAVKVFGCKGSTNVTSQALDWALDPDGDGDFTDHLDVVNLSLGSDFGAPDDPDSLFVRKLAQNNVLPVISAGNGGDINDIAGSPGNTPEALTVASSRDAGELRDAVEVKTPTAGQQPGQYSQEYTGYDNLDLTAPVVPLAADNNAGCKAYSAEDKAKAAGKTVWLEWDDNDATRACGSAARANNAQAAGAKAVLLSSTVEHFGAGIAGNAAVPMFQFTGKATQSARAGLNAGTLTVRLFGAGRTTLQTYDQSIVDTPSSFTSRGGRGPSVKPDVAAPGDTITSAFRGSGNGRLVISGTSMAAPHTSGITALVRQAHPDWSVEEVKADVVGTAVHDITDGAGHTYGPQRVGAGRIDAKAALDNQVLAYVQDDPGAVSVTFGTVEAGGPVTLSKTIKVVNKGVKAAEYSVGYEAVNSLPGVEYTVDKSSVKLNPRGVATVQVTLKIADPKALRKVLDPTMAATQAGLARQFVADASGRIAFTPKNGSTVPLRVAVYSSPKPVSAITTPTGVRFGANSAQAVLNVGGKGIDQGTGAQRYRSLISVLELQAESPQLPECDAHVTADCTLNRTAKGGDIRYVGAASTAPLAKAQGDPENAMLAFGVTTWSDFANLGSNTVPFVDIDTTGDGKPDFETFVTKATGSDVLLVNTVSLTKPGNPSVDLQAINGQLGDVDTNVFDSNVMVLPVSIAALGIDPKAASHRISYTVGTAGYYVAPGNKNGLIDEVGTPLSFDALAPAYAVQGGGDAALGYAAKPGTALVVNRNQGAIAGDKAKGLLAIEHHNASGQRASVVRIESQLQRG
- the serA gene encoding phosphoglycerate dehydrogenase — protein: MTKPNKPVVLIAEKLAPSVLSVFGDEVEVRQVDGTDRPALLEAVKSADALLVRSATKVDAEVLGATTQLKVVARAGVGLDNVEVPAATERGVLVVNAPTSNIVSAAEHAVALLLAVARRVPAADQSLRGGEWKRSSFSGVEINGKTVGVVGLGKIGQLFAQRLAAFGAKLIAYDPYVSAARAAQLGIELVTLDELLERADAISIHLPKTPETKGLIDAEALKKTKPGVIIVNAARGGLIVEEALAEAVRSGHVGGAGIDVFVTEPTTESPLFNLPNVVVTPHLGASTAEAQDRAGTDVARSVLLALRGDFVPDAVNVSGGGSVGDEVRPYLSLTQKLGQVLTALNPKAPTSVTVEVKGELSSEDTSVLQLAALRGLFAGVVDDQVTFVNAPRLAEELGVQVELTSVSESPKFRSLVTIRAVHGDGTVLTVSGAVTGKDEVEKIVEVKGRHFDLRAEGDVLVLEYPDRPGVMGRVGTLLGEAGINIEAAQISQTTDGTDAMMLLRVDRHVDSNVLEPIGATVGAHTIRAVDFS